The DNA window TATTAACTCATTAACTTTAATcaaatcttaataattaatcttacctaccatttatattctaaatcattattatattttgtttttaattttgatacttaacccattctaataaaatttaaagaaatgaaATTTACTAAAAGAAGACTACGAATTCAACTGtgattttggaaaaaaatgtgtttatacATTGTCATGTTCGAAacattttaatgaaatatagactgaaaataaatttatttgattatttttgtcTCGAACATGACTATGTTCTCGAACCATGTTCCGAATATTTTTATGGTCTTgggtcattttttaaatttattattttttttagtatgacttttatttatttatttttcttttctgtctactattttttttttattttttttttaatgggaTAGAAAAATGTGAgattttactaaattaaaaaaaaaaatatctttgtaCAGGTCACAAATTGAAGATTTAATAATGGTAGATAGTTAGGTTGATAGTTTAAGTCAaccttaattataaaaatgaaggTGTGTCATTTTCAATAAGAGTGACAACATTAACCTAATACATTacactatataataataagtctcatatattaaaaatttatattcaacTTCTTCCTTATAATTTAACCTACCCATTTGACTTTGACTTTTCAATTTCCTAACTAACACTcttttcataatattaatttttttatggacAAAACATTAAACAATAACATGTAATATAAGAAGGTGATTAGTAGGCTTATTTTCCTCATTTGTGTTCTAACAATTGATGAACATGAACActacatttcaaaaaaaattaaacaaatttggTTCCTTTTATGAGATAAACCCATTATTCGTTACTTAAACTTAACGGGTACACAGTGTCGAAAATGATTCTAGCAAAAACGTGCCTTAATTCTTGCAGGCTACCAAATGTTAGAGCATCGTAATCGATCTTGCTTCCTTGCTTAGCAACAAATCCTCTTTCCCTTCCTTTCCTTGCACACTCAAATATACTACACGTCTTCAAATATAATCCAAACGAGACAAACACCTGCAAAATTTGTTAAGAAAAATCGATATAAATAAGGAAAACATTTCGATGAATTTGGGAATTTCCCAATTGCTCACCAGATCAGTGTAGGGTGCTCTAGGATACTTGGCCATTGCTTTGGACACATGATACTCATCAGTCATATCAGTTAGGGCGTTTTTGACTGACGAAGCAATATTTTGGACTTCTAATTTCAATTCGGAAAAGTCAGGATTCTGATTTTCCAACAACTCACGGAAGCTCTCATCGTGTGGCATTGTGATTGATCGTGCTATGTTGATGGCTTCAGACATGTTTCCGCCATTATGCACTGCTAGACCGAATGCAGCAACAGCTAAAGGGTATCTAGGTTGGTCTGATAGTGCTTTATGAAACGCCAAGATGACGATCCTGagaaattaacattaataaaactTTGGAACTCTAAATCGTTTGAATCAGTTAACTAATTCAATACAAAGTTTACCACAAACTAGTGTGACACGGTCTGTCTGGTGCCAGAAACTTGTCCATGTTAGAGATAAGTGACTGTAAACAAGATACAATTgataaagaagaaagaaaaagctcaaaatttgattttattatatccTAGAAAAAGGAATCAGATCTCTAGATTAATTACCAGAAGCATATTTGATGTAGTATCCTTTCTCCTAAAACCACTTCGAACTAAATAGGCTGCCTGCATAACAAAAACCATGTTAAGATAACATACTGATGGCGGTTATGTTTATTCAGCCCAAGCAGCTGATGCAGTTTAGATACATACTTGGAATGGGAGAATCAATTCAAGAAGGCCATATTTCCATAATAACCTCATCGAAGCTTCCCCAGATCCATACGCTAGCATGTAGTTCATCTCCAAGAGAATTCTACCCTACAAATATGAAAATCTTAATCATTCAGCAAAACTATACAAAatagaaaaatctcaaacaagaaacatgacTCCTAGTCACCACCTTGTCAAGTCTTTGAATTGAAGTAGACAAACTTTTAACATTTAATGCTGTATCTCTTGTAAAACTGAATCCCAAACGAGCAGCAACTCTAATAGCACGTAAAATTCGAGCTGCATATGATGTAAAAGAAGAATAAGGTGATGATTATGATAAAtaggtaaaagaaaaatatcactTTACAGACAGATAAGTGTTGATCACCTAAAGAAGAACAACCTGGAAAGAGAAAGCAAAATACATGCATGCATAGGATCAGAAAGAACTAACCGCAATCCTCTATAAATGAGCGATTTGCTGGGATAGTAGTTCGTACCTATGACAGAAAACCAGAGTAAGAAAACTCTAGCAGAACAAAGTACAAAAAAAATTTGACTATGAAAAGAAACCATCAGGATACATTCACACTTTAGCTTTTCTAATGTCCTCTAGTCCACCGATATAGTCGTAGATTACTTTTCCAAAAGGGTCAAACATCAAACTGAAAACAAGAAATTTGTAAACTATAAGATAAACTATCAGAATATATTTCTGGGAAGCCATAATTCTTTTAGAGCCATAACCTGTTTACAGTGAAATCACGCTGCAAGCAATTCCTCCAACGAACAAAGTCCTTGTCATCAAATTCAATAGGTCTTTCTGAATCAAAACTTAAGTCCCTACCAAACTTTCTAGCCGAGGTGCTGAAACTTGAGACCTGATTATTGAAAGGGACGATTTAACTAGTAGTAAACTGAAAAATGAAACATCATCTGGAAGTTCCATTCAAAGTTGATTATTATAAGACAAATGTGGTTTATCATAGGACAACAAACCTCTATAATTGTACCATCAATGTGGACATGGCAAATGGGAAAGCGCTTTCCAACTATTTCACAGCGTGAAAATATTCTCAATACCTGCAAATTATGACAATTTCCATTTTGTGTTAAGCTTACGCGTCATGCCCATATTCCCAAGTTACAATGTTTTGAAAAACCAGGTGATAACTAACCAAAAGAACATGTTGCATCTAAGCATCATCATCTTTGGCAGATAAACACttaagaaaaaaacacacacaATGAGATAGCTATTGAAACCTGTTTAAGTTCAGCTGAAGTTATAACATCGAAGTCCTTTGGTGTTCGTCTTAATATAAGATCACGAACGCAACCTCCCACTAGGTAGACATCAAAACCTGAAAACCCATATTAAATTTCAATCAACTCTACATATTAAATAAGAACCAGATCTTCAGACTACCATTATGGATGTTAGGATGTACGCACAGGATAATCATCTGAAAAACCCACATGGAGaagtatataaaaaagtaatcTTGATTGGAGATGCGCACCTTTCTTCTTAAGCCCATCAAGAACCTGTCTTGTAGATCTAGGAATCATATGGTTAGTGATACCAACATCTTTGGAACTCAACTTCGTCCATTCAAACTTTCTCCGGGCACTACCAACTGTTTCAAATCACATTATATTAATACAAACAACAAAATATGAAGCAATTAAGAAATGGGTAAAGGAATCTGAAAAGAATTAACTACAATCTCATATCCAGAAAAATTGCCTCTTTTGCTGGGAGCATCAGAATCACGAGTGCCATCGCTTAAAATGATGTTTTCCGGATCGTCTAAAGTTTCAATTACTGCCAAAGAGCCGAAACTCGTCTACACAGAAACAAGTAGCCAATTATGTTAAGTGGGTATCTTcgcatacatacatacatatataaatgataaatccATCTATTGATATTACCCTGTGAACGGAATGGAGAAGAGATGGTCGGAGAGGAAGACGGGGACGGCAAGCTAAAGCAAAACTGGAGGAAATGGCCATGGATTGAGTGTGCCTGGCCTCTGGCCAGCATGAATTTTGAAGATTAGTGAAGGTTTTAGGGTTTATCCGTAGAGTAAGAGATATTCAATGATTTCAGAACAAAACGGCCATTGAACTTCAAAACTATACAAATAAAATCCAACCTTTGTAAGAAAGTGCAAATTTGCCCCATATTTCAATTCATCATATTTTTGGATTGATTTTATCGATTGTGCTCGAATTttaaattgtgtttatagtgtaTATGGGTAGGAATGACAATAATAATCTGTCACGCGATTTCGATCTAATTTTTTCGGTAATAACGTTTTTTTTTTCCGATTTGACTTGGTAGTTGACCGGATAGGTCGGGATGTTATTTGTGTCGCTCGTCTCGATCTCACCATAATTTTGTGCTGATCACCGTAAacacaatttaatatataaaatcactaattaatatatttatttattctttatattttataatagttttaagtttatttatttataataaatatgaattttcaatataaccgtatatattatattaaaaaatcgtttatataattttttagataatagGATATAAACGTTGTCCTGCGGAGATACCCTAAAATCGAATTGGGCGAGGATGGTAAATGTATTCTCTACCCCGATCTGtcttattttcattcttacATATGAAGTTCGAACTATCACAATTTTAGTCATTAGAGGTTTTATCAAACTAATGAACTCATCCATCTtctttaatgtaatattttcattttcttacctaatttatgattttttttaaaaaaaaatagcatttatctatttttcaattattttcacaTATCACATATTTGTGTAAAACATTCAAACCGCGCTCGATATTGTGAAACGGAaacatctaaaaaaaatactcaatttaaaacataaaacgTTTAAATTGGTAAACCATACACAAAGTTATGTCGTttcaaaattcaataaaaataaatatataatctatatttattcGGATTTTCTCAAACTTTTTCTTAGGTCATACATTTTTTAGTTACCCatactaattttaataaactaataattttaataaactaaaatggGTAGAtctaaaaaaatacttatttaaaaataatacatgcAAAACgtctataaatattatttcatttacaaACGTAtcaatttaattagaaaaataaaaataatatgttataacaAGAAGACACGTGTTTTtgtccatttgaaaaaaaaattggaattgttaaaattttgataattcaaaCCTTATACGGAcacaattcaaatttgaatcCTATTTAATAAAAAGGACTCAAATGCGAGACCTCAAATATCATATGGTCATTTTTTTATTACCTCCTATCTCAACTCAAATTAACacataataattcattatttcatatattttttttaaaggaataacttatattataattcatttgTCTATGAACCTTGTTAGgtaaatcttaataaaatatttaaattaatgaaataagtttTAGGagatttcaaaacaaaattttcatcaCCAACAACATAATCCTCTTACTTcaatgtaatgttttttttatggaaaTCAAACTAACtcaatcaacatttatttttaaaacgatCAAAAGTCAAATTCTTAGTTTATAAAGTAATTGGGAGTCAATGTTTTCATTCCATCTGCACTACAAGTTTACATGTGCAATTAAATTAAGTGTGTATTCAATTCTTagcaataaaatattaatcatgattgtgattgtcacatttttttttttcacaaggATATGTTCCTAACTTAATATTACCGATTCATACTTACTCACATAACTCGTGTAATATTCTTAAAAGTTCATATTATATCCTTAGAAATACTTTTTCCGAATATTGGGTTATACGCAATTTCGTATTTTTAgccaaaatcaaaattagatATATCAATAAATTAGGTCACTTTTTGTTGAACTTCCATTTGTCCCAAACAAAGTGTAAGCATTTCCTTGGTGCCGACGAATATTAGTTAGTCAATTAGATTACAATCGACAACTATATATATGATTGTCTAACACAATTCGATAAAGCTATTGATCCTCTACTGGTTTTGATGTAATTTAAGTTTGAAACCAATTCGAAACTCATCAAATGTTGACCTAGAGCTTGTTCTcattgggttttttaaaaaaactcaacccaaatcaattttccaatcaatcacttctcaacaatcacatcactcatttcattaaccaaaataccaaaatactctctattttaaattattatttattattttatttatatatattaataccctttaagtctttttaccaaaactAATCatcatctc is part of the Impatiens glandulifera chromosome 1, dImpGla2.1, whole genome shotgun sequence genome and encodes:
- the LOC124920447 gene encoding poly(A) polymerase I-like isoform X1, translating into MAISSSFALACRPRLPLRPSLLHSVHRTSFGSLAVIETLDDPENIILSDGTRDSDAPSKRVGSARRKFEWTKLSSKDVGITNHMIPRSTRQVLDGLKKKGFDVYLVGGCVRDLILRRTPKDFDVITSAELKQVLRIFSRCEIVGKRFPICHVHIDGTIIEVSSFSTSARKFGRDLSFDSERPIEFDDKDFVRWRNCLQRDFTVNSLMFDPFGKVIYDYIGGLEDIRKAKVRTTIPANRSFIEDCARILRAIRVAARLGFSFTRDTALNVKSLSTSIQRLDKGRILLEMNYMLAYGSGEASMRLLWKYGLLELILPFQAAYLVRSGFRRKDTTSNMLLSLISNMDKFLAPDRPCHTSLWIVILAFHKALSDQPRYPLAVAAFGLAVHNGGNMSEAINIARSITMPHDESFRELLENQNPDFSELKLEVQNIASSVKNALTDMTDEYHVSKAMAKYPRAPYTDLVFVSFGLYLKTCSIFECARKGRERGFVAKQGSKIDYDALTFGSLQELRHVFARIIFDTVYPLSLSNE
- the LOC124920447 gene encoding poly(A) polymerase I-like isoform X2, giving the protein MIPRSTRQVLDGLKKKGFDVYLVGGCVRDLILRRTPKDFDVITSAELKQVLRIFSRCEIVGKRFPICHVHIDGTIIEVSSFSTSARKFGRDLSFDSERPIEFDDKDFVRWRNCLQRDFTVNSLMFDPFGKVIYDYIGGLEDIRKAKVRTTIPANRSFIEDCARILRAIRVAARLGFSFTRDTALNVKSLSTSIQRLDKGRILLEMNYMLAYGSGEASMRLLWKYGLLELILPFQAAYLVRSGFRRKDTTSNMLLSLISNMDKFLAPDRPCHTSLWIVILAFHKALSDQPRYPLAVAAFGLAVHNGGNMSEAINIARSITMPHDESFRELLENQNPDFSELKLEVQNIASSVKNALTDMTDEYHVSKAMAKYPRAPYTDLVFVSFGLYLKTCSIFECARKGRERGFVAKQGSKIDYDALTFGSLQELRHVFARIIFDTVYPLSLSNE